One region of Carya illinoinensis cultivar Pawnee chromosome 8, C.illinoinensisPawnee_v1, whole genome shotgun sequence genomic DNA includes:
- the LOC122274465 gene encoding secreted RxLR effector protein 78-like gives MKAILPSIISDIQTAFLPRRLITDNVLVAYELVHYLKQKREGKKDFMSLKLDMSKAYNRVEWDFLECILLKLGFNSGLMGLIMKCVTSVSFSILVNGNPTEPISPTQGLRQGDPLSPYLFLICTEALVSLLKNAELDRSVKGVRICTGLQF, from the coding sequence ATGAAAGCCATATTGCCATCTATTATTTCTGATATACAAACTGCCTTTTTACCTAGACGCCTCATCactgataatgttttagtagcATACGAGTTAGTTCATTACCTTAAGCAGAAAAGGGAGGGAAAGAAGGACTTTATGTCCTTGAAATTGGACATGTCTAAGGCTTATAACCGGGTAGAGTGGGATTTTCTTGAGTGTATCCTATTAAAACTGGGTTTCAACAGTGGATTGATGGGTCTTATTATGAAATGTGTTACCTCagtttccttttctattttagtGAATGGAAATCCCACTGAACCCATCTCTCCAACTCAAGGACTTAGACAAGGGGACCCACTGTCCCCTTATCTTTTTCTCATTTGTACTGAGGCTTTGGTCAGTTTGCTAAAGAATGCTGAGTTGGATAGATCTGTAAAGGGAGTTAGAATCTGTACGGGGCTCCAGTTTTGA